In a single window of the Methylophaga frappieri genome:
- a CDS encoding bifunctional GNAT family N-acetyltransferase/carbon-nitrogen hydrolase family protein, with product MAHEELHLNLRNLTLTDYGQLKNLMDIVYNDIGGAWPQATIEGLISQFPEGQICIEDSGELIAVALTVMVSYDRFSNPHTYDDLILSNEKIWHNAKGDSLYGLDVFIHPEYRGYRLGRRLYEARKELCRSMNLRAILAGGRIPNYHKFAEQLSPTEYIEQVSRKEIYDPILTFQLSNDFQVTRLMHKYLPEDEKSLGHATLLDWNNILYTPPELVVRSRKTQVRLGAVQWQMREFTSVEEVLKQVEYFVDALSDYKSDFALFPEFFNAPLMGLTDQVDQTRAIRFLAGFTEQFRDAMSEMAVSYNINIITGSMPLLEDERVYNVAYLCHRDGRVEMQRKIHVTPHERRDWVIEGGTDFQVFDTDAGRVAIMICYDIEFPELGRIAADQSVDIIFVPFWTDTKNSYLRVRHCAQARAIENECYVAITGSVGNLPKVENLDVQYAQSSVFSPSDFAFPHDAVMAETTPNTEMMLFSDLDLEKLKLVRNEGAVTNLKNRRPDVYAAITERYPDK from the coding sequence ATGGCTCACGAAGAGTTACACCTGAACCTGCGTAACCTGACGCTAACAGATTACGGACAGCTCAAAAACTTGATGGATATTGTCTATAACGATATTGGCGGCGCTTGGCCGCAAGCCACTATTGAAGGGTTGATTAGCCAGTTTCCTGAAGGCCAGATTTGTATAGAAGATTCCGGTGAACTCATCGCCGTTGCGCTCACCGTCATGGTCAGCTATGACCGGTTCAGCAATCCCCATACTTATGATGACTTGATCTTAAGTAACGAAAAAATTTGGCACAACGCAAAGGGAGACTCTTTGTATGGACTGGATGTGTTTATTCATCCTGAATATCGGGGTTACCGGCTAGGTCGTCGACTTTACGAAGCGCGAAAAGAACTCTGTCGGTCAATGAATTTACGGGCTATTCTGGCCGGTGGCCGGATTCCAAATTACCATAAATTTGCTGAGCAATTATCGCCAACCGAATATATCGAGCAAGTCTCTCGCAAAGAGATTTATGACCCCATTTTGACCTTCCAGTTATCGAACGATTTTCAGGTCACACGGCTGATGCATAAATATTTGCCCGAAGATGAAAAATCGCTCGGTCATGCCACCTTGCTCGACTGGAACAATATTCTCTATACCCCGCCGGAACTGGTGGTGAGAAGCCGAAAAACCCAAGTGAGACTTGGCGCCGTACAATGGCAGATGCGTGAATTTACCTCGGTTGAAGAAGTATTGAAGCAGGTCGAATATTTTGTCGACGCCCTCTCTGATTACAAAAGTGACTTTGCCTTATTTCCGGAGTTTTTTAATGCCCCATTGATGGGCTTAACGGATCAGGTCGATCAGACCCGGGCGATTCGTTTTCTTGCCGGATTTACCGAACAGTTTCGCGATGCGATGTCAGAGATGGCGGTCAGCTACAATATCAACATCATTACCGGCTCAATGCCTTTGCTAGAGGATGAACGCGTCTACAATGTAGCTTATCTTTGTCATCGTGATGGCCGCGTTGAAATGCAACGAAAAATCCATGTCACGCCCCACGAACGGCGCGACTGGGTGATTGAAGGCGGCACTGATTTTCAAGTATTTGATACTGATGCTGGTCGGGTAGCCATCATGATTTGTTACGACATTGAGTTTCCTGAACTCGGTCGCATCGCAGCTGATCAAAGTGTTGATATTATTTTTGTTCCCTTTTGGACAGACACCAAAAACTCCTATTTACGGGTACGCCACTGTGCGCAAGCTCGTGCTATCGAAAATGAGTGTTATGTGGCCATTACGGGGAGTGTCGGCAACCTGCCCAAAGTTGAAAATCTGGACGTCCAATATGCACAATCTTCTGTGTTTTCGCCGTCTGATTTTGCTTTCCCACATGACGCAGTGATGGCAGAAACGACACCTAATACCGAAATGATGCTGTTTTCTGATCTGGATTTGGAAAAACTCAAACTGGTTCGCAATGAAGGTGCGGTCACTAATCTAAAAAATCGACGACCCGACGTTTATGCGGCTATCACAGAACGTTACCCTGATAAATGA
- a CDS encoding diguanylate cyclase, with translation MRLSTRKLILLLFWLFSLSGSHASAVMLTTEQAEFLQKMPQIRLCADPDWLPYDGIDKKGQHIGIMAGFHQLWAEKLGVKIHLVPTVSWQQSLDYLRDGQCDVLSSAMDLPARRNYMVVTRPFVFYPFAIATQPGKDFIVDLSQALDETFAVVEGYSVVDVLRQHHPDVTVYPVDSPREGLKLVETGRVYGYIDTVPTIHYQMLRHGISHLKISGILEQEYAMSVGVSRQLPVLRDIYNAVISETSETERQEILKSWISVNYTVPKPWFWLWILLSGIAVLTAILSYRYWHVHRHNQRLQSINNHLIHLSHNDQLTGIANRYRLHQLFQREMEYVKAQGKTFSVLMVDVDYFKKINDIYGHGVGDNVICEVARLLESLLRSQDVVGRWGGEEFLILCPQTGLSGASKLAEDIRHQIKTHQFSISESVTISAGISEYQPGELVEQCIERADQALYQAKTKGRNRTIALSPQDITSS, from the coding sequence ATGAGACTGTCAACACGGAAGTTGATTTTACTTCTTTTCTGGCTGTTCAGCTTGAGTGGTTCTCACGCATCTGCGGTTATGCTGACAACAGAACAAGCCGAATTTTTGCAAAAAATGCCGCAAATTCGGCTCTGTGCGGATCCGGACTGGTTACCGTATGATGGCATTGATAAAAAAGGCCAGCATATTGGCATTATGGCCGGATTTCACCAGCTTTGGGCAGAAAAGCTGGGTGTGAAAATACATTTGGTTCCAACGGTAAGTTGGCAGCAGTCGCTTGATTATTTGCGAGATGGCCAATGCGATGTGTTGTCCAGTGCAATGGATTTGCCGGCTCGACGAAATTACATGGTAGTAACACGCCCTTTTGTTTTTTACCCCTTTGCCATTGCCACGCAGCCAGGTAAGGATTTTATTGTCGATCTCAGCCAGGCGCTGGATGAAACATTTGCCGTTGTCGAAGGGTATTCTGTAGTGGATGTGTTAAGGCAGCATCACCCTGATGTGACAGTTTATCCGGTCGATTCGCCCAGAGAAGGCTTGAAACTCGTCGAAACAGGTCGCGTTTATGGCTATATCGATACAGTGCCAACCATTCATTATCAGATGTTGCGGCATGGCATTTCGCATTTGAAAATTTCTGGCATTCTGGAACAAGAGTATGCGATGTCTGTTGGTGTTAGCCGTCAGTTGCCCGTGTTGCGTGACATTTACAACGCGGTTATTTCAGAAACGAGTGAAACAGAGCGACAGGAAATTCTGAAATCATGGATATCAGTTAACTATACCGTGCCAAAGCCTTGGTTCTGGCTGTGGATTCTGTTGTCGGGTATCGCTGTGCTGACCGCTATCTTGAGTTATCGCTATTGGCATGTGCATCGTCATAATCAACGATTACAATCCATTAATAATCATCTGATACACCTGTCTCATAACGACCAATTAACGGGCATCGCTAATCGTTATCGTCTGCATCAGTTATTTCAACGTGAAATGGAGTACGTCAAAGCGCAGGGCAAGACGTTTTCCGTATTGATGGTTGATGTGGATTACTTTAAGAAAATCAATGACATTTATGGTCATGGCGTCGGGGATAATGTGATTTGTGAGGTCGCCCGGTTGCTGGAGTCACTGTTGAGATCTCAAGACGTGGTAGGCCGGTGGGGGGGGGAAGAATTTCTGATTTTATGTCCACAAACTGGTTTATCTGGTGCGTCAAAACTGGCGGAAGATATTCGCCATCAGATTAAAACCCATCAGTTCAGTATTAGTGAGAGCGTTACCATTAGTGCCGGTATCAGTGAATACCAACCTGGAGAGTTGGTTGAGCAATGTATAGAGCGAGCTGACCAGGCGCTATATCAGGCCAAGACAAAAGGTCGAAACAGAACCATTGCTCTCTCGCCTCAGGATATCACGTCATCATGA
- the yaaA gene encoding peroxide stress protein YaaA — translation MITIISPAKTLDFESVPTTTKCSQPALLDQSEKLIKALRCLSAQELASLMSISDKLAGLNVARYQAWHTPFTLENAKQAVLAFQGDVYTGLAAESLDQKGLDFAQKHLRILSGLYGVLKPLDLMQAYRLEMGTRFAPGNASNLYQFWGDLITDTLSSDSAFTCDNTLINLASNEYFKAINTKRLSAKIITPVFKDEKNGQYKIISFYAKKARGLMSRYIIDNRIDNPDELNAFNSQGYRYSEAMSQANSPTFIRDQQ, via the coding sequence ATGATAACTATCATTTCACCGGCCAAAACACTGGATTTTGAGTCTGTACCAACGACAACAAAATGTAGTCAACCGGCCTTATTAGACCAGTCTGAAAAACTGATTAAGGCATTACGCTGCTTGTCGGCACAAGAGCTTGCCAGTCTGATGTCCATTAGTGACAAACTGGCTGGGTTAAATGTGGCGCGTTATCAGGCTTGGCACACGCCTTTTACGCTTGAGAATGCCAAACAAGCCGTGTTGGCCTTTCAAGGTGATGTTTACACAGGTTTGGCGGCGGAAAGTCTGGATCAGAAAGGACTGGATTTTGCCCAGAAACACCTTCGTATTTTGTCGGGTTTATATGGTGTTTTAAAACCCTTGGATTTAATGCAGGCCTATCGCTTGGAGATGGGGACGCGGTTTGCGCCGGGTAACGCCAGTAATTTATACCAATTTTGGGGAGATTTAATCACCGATACCCTTTCTTCTGATTCGGCATTTACCTGTGATAATACGTTAATTAACCTGGCTTCCAATGAATATTTCAAAGCCATAAATACTAAGCGTTTATCAGCAAAAATCATTACGCCGGTTTTTAAAGATGAGAAAAATGGACAATATAAAATCATCAGCTTTTACGCCAAGAAGGCACGTGGTTTGATGAGCCGTTACATCATTGATAACCGTATTGATAATCCAGATGAACTCAACGCATTTAACAGTCAGGGGTATCGTTACAGCGAAGCCATGAGTCAAGCCAACAGCCCGACTTTTATTCGCGATCAACAATGA
- a CDS encoding DUF4389 domain-containing protein, translating to MQNSSDKPNQNERTQLMRLLYMLLFGLVLYLALIVLVVVVVVQFVFALFTGGANAAIHGFSKDLTQYIHQLILFLTYQRERRPYPFNPLDDEIDEAPRRGEDYTAEYQDVTDREKE from the coding sequence ATGCAAAATTCGTCAGATAAACCGAACCAGAATGAACGGACACAATTGATGCGTTTGCTGTATATGTTGCTGTTTGGTTTGGTCTTGTATCTTGCCTTAATCGTATTGGTTGTGGTGGTTGTAGTGCAATTTGTGTTCGCACTGTTTACCGGGGGGGCTAATGCAGCAATTCACGGTTTTTCCAAGGATTTAACGCAATACATTCATCAGCTGATTCTGTTTCTGACTTATCAGCGTGAGCGGCGGCCGTATCCTTTCAATCCCCTTGATGATGAGATTGATGAAGCGCCGCGTCGCGGTGAAGACTACACGGCAGAGTACCAAGATGTGACTGACAGGGAAAAAGAGTAG
- a CDS encoding TRAP transporter small permease subunit: protein MLALISRWLQRIDYFTELSGRLISWLILLLVLLTSYDVFMRYVFSQGSVALQELEWHIFALIFLLGGAYTLKHDGHVRVDVLFNSRWLTNRHRAWINIFGTLILLMPFCVLIIISTWPFVQNAFWYQEGSPDPGGLPYRFLIKSSIVVGFSLLLIQSIGELFRNILVLKQTGGQ, encoded by the coding sequence ATGTTAGCGCTCATATCTCGCTGGTTACAGCGAATAGATTATTTTACCGAACTAAGTGGTCGACTTATCTCTTGGCTCATCCTGCTACTGGTACTACTTACCAGTTATGACGTATTCATGCGTTATGTCTTCAGTCAGGGCTCAGTCGCCTTGCAAGAACTTGAGTGGCATATATTTGCCCTGATTTTTTTGCTCGGCGGCGCATATACGCTCAAACATGATGGTCACGTTCGGGTAGATGTGTTGTTTAACAGCCGATGGCTAACTAATCGACACCGGGCCTGGATCAATATTTTCGGCACTTTAATTTTACTGATGCCTTTTTGTGTGCTGATCATCATCAGCACTTGGCCGTTTGTACAAAATGCTTTTTGGTATCAGGAAGGTTCACCCGATCCGGGTGGGCTGCCCTATCGATTTCTGATTAAAAGCAGCATTGTCGTGGGGTTTAGCCTCTTGCTGATTCAAAGTATTGGTGAGCTTTTCCGCAATATTCTTGTTTTAAAACAGACTGGAGGCCAGTGA
- a CDS encoding TRAP transporter large permease, giving the protein MEVWALLMFAVLFALLLIGFPVAFTLGAIALLFGSVFQGMDFFDLLPMRIWGVMTNFTLLAVPLFVFMGVILEKSGLAEDLLATMGRLFGQLRGGLAISVVMVGALLAATTGVVGASVVTMAVIALPAMLRHGYAPSLASGTIAASGTLGQIIPPSIILILLGDVIGVPVGELFIGAIIPGLLLIVAYIGYIAYVAWRHPHLAPAVKSDESDSVALWQSVCRSLLPPLLLIIAVLGSIFMGIASPTESAAVGALGALLLALLNRRLTWANLQDAMQKTTRLTSMVFLIFIGATAFGMVFVVMGGDKLILDLFSGLPGGKWTFLLFSMLLIFVLGFFLDFIEICFIVVPVLAPVALVLGLDPLWFALLIAMNLQTSFLTPPFGFSLFYLKASAPPELKLQSIYRGIVPFVAIQILMLAVLIAFPQISLWLPGLMQN; this is encoded by the coding sequence ATGGAAGTCTGGGCCTTATTGATGTTCGCCGTATTGTTTGCGCTGCTTCTGATCGGCTTCCCGGTTGCTTTTACGTTGGGCGCCATTGCCTTGCTTTTCGGCAGCGTCTTTCAGGGCATGGATTTCTTTGATTTATTGCCGATGCGTATTTGGGGCGTCATGACCAACTTTACGCTACTGGCCGTGCCCTTATTTGTCTTTATGGGCGTCATACTGGAGAAATCTGGTCTGGCTGAGGACTTACTCGCCACGATGGGACGTTTATTCGGCCAGCTTCGGGGTGGATTGGCAATCTCGGTTGTCATGGTTGGTGCACTTTTGGCCGCCACAACAGGAGTTGTGGGCGCTTCTGTCGTGACCATGGCCGTGATCGCTCTCCCCGCCATGTTACGTCATGGTTACGCACCAAGCCTTGCCAGTGGCACGATTGCTGCGTCAGGCACGCTGGGACAGATTATTCCGCCCAGTATCATTTTAATTCTGCTCGGAGATGTGATTGGGGTGCCGGTCGGTGAATTGTTTATCGGCGCGATCATTCCAGGGCTGCTGCTCATTGTTGCCTATATCGGCTATATCGCTTATGTCGCGTGGCGGCACCCGCATTTAGCACCGGCAGTAAAATCAGATGAGTCTGATAGTGTCGCTTTGTGGCAGTCCGTTTGCCGTAGTTTATTACCGCCGTTATTGTTAATTATTGCCGTACTCGGCTCGATTTTCATGGGGATTGCCTCACCAACCGAGTCGGCTGCGGTAGGCGCATTGGGTGCGCTATTACTGGCTTTACTCAATCGCAGACTGACTTGGGCTAATTTACAAGATGCCATGCAAAAAACGACACGTCTAACCAGCATGGTGTTTTTGATTTTTATTGGTGCCACGGCTTTTGGTATGGTTTTTGTCGTGATGGGCGGCGATAAGCTGATTCTGGATCTGTTTTCTGGTTTGCCGGGCGGCAAATGGACTTTTTTATTATTCAGTATGCTGCTGATCTTTGTGCTCGGTTTTTTTCTGGATTTTATTGAAATCTGTTTTATTGTCGTGCCGGTACTGGCGCCAGTCGCTTTAGTACTTGGTCTTGATCCGCTTTGGTTTGCACTATTGATTGCCATGAATCTGCAAACCTCTTTTCTGACGCCGCCTTTTGGTTTTTCTCTTTTTTATCTGAAAGCCAGTGCCCCACCTGAGTTGAAGCTTCAATCAATTTACCGGGGTATCGTTCCATTTGTTGCGATACAAATTTTGATGTTGGCGGTGTTGATTGCATTTCCGCAAATCAGTTTATGGTTACCGGGTTTAATGCAAAATTAA
- the epmA gene encoding EF-P lysine aminoacylase EpmA: MTNLSATATLLKRRSELYHSVRRFFYQRHVLEVQTPVLSFAAPTAPYLDSFSTTRRLGQRQQNLYLQTSPEFAMKRLLAAGSGAIFQICPVFRHGEAGKQHSPEFTMLEWYRPGFTLTDLMDEVDALIQSILACPPAKRLTYAQAFNDVLSVDIFYADSQQLRQLARQHIAGLPTDWQRDKDGWLELLMSEVIEPAFKNASQPVMISDFPASQAQLATCHANAEGHPVAARFELYLGGLELANGYHELADADELARRFKADNVQRKQLGLPEMPIDTHLLAALEADFPDCSGVALGLDRLLMLLMDVDNIDAVQAIPFETA, from the coding sequence ATGACAAATTTAAGCGCCACGGCGACATTATTGAAACGGCGATCTGAACTTTACCATTCGGTTCGCCGTTTTTTTTACCAGCGACATGTGCTCGAAGTGCAAACGCCAGTGTTGTCCTTTGCCGCGCCGACGGCACCTTATCTGGATAGCTTTTCAACCACACGCCGGCTTGGTCAGCGTCAACAAAACCTGTATTTACAGACCTCACCCGAATTCGCCATGAAACGATTGTTGGCCGCGGGCAGTGGTGCGATTTTTCAGATTTGTCCGGTGTTTAGACATGGCGAGGCTGGAAAGCAGCATAGTCCTGAATTTACCATGCTGGAGTGGTACCGACCGGGATTCACATTAACGGATTTAATGGACGAGGTTGATGCATTAATACAGTCCATTTTGGCTTGTCCTCCAGCAAAACGCTTGACTTATGCGCAGGCATTCAATGATGTTTTGTCAGTCGACATCTTCTATGCAGATAGCCAGCAACTAAGGCAGCTTGCCCGACAACACATCGCTGGCCTGCCGACAGATTGGCAACGAGATAAAGATGGCTGGTTAGAGCTACTGATGAGTGAGGTCATTGAGCCAGCATTTAAAAACGCGTCCCAGCCTGTCATGATCTCTGATTTTCCTGCCAGTCAGGCACAGTTAGCCACCTGCCACGCTAATGCTGAGGGTCACCCTGTCGCGGCACGATTTGAGCTTTATTTGGGTGGGCTGGAACTTGCTAATGGTTATCATGAATTAGCTGATGCTGATGAATTAGCCAGACGTTTCAAAGCGGATAACGTGCAACGTAAGCAACTAGGATTACCTGAGATGCCCATCGATACGCATTTGCTCGCCGCACTCGAGGCAGATTTTCCCGATTGTAGCGGTGTTGCGCTTGGTCTAGATCGGCTGTTGATGCTACTGATGGATGTCGACAATATTGATGCCGTCCAAGCGATTCCGTTTGAAACGGCATAA
- the efp gene encoding elongation factor P, with product MATYSTNEFKGGLKFMLDGDPCSIIENEFVKPGKGQAFNRVKYRNLKTGRVNERTFKSNDSVESADVIEMDLEYSYTDGEFWHFMDPTTFEQYAADANAITDSKDWLKEQYTYTVTLWNGSPLLVTPPNFVNLAVVETDPGVRGDTSGGGGKPATLETGAVVRVPLFIEIGEVLRVDTRSASYVERAKD from the coding sequence ATGGCAACTTATAGTACCAATGAATTTAAAGGCGGATTGAAATTCATGCTGGATGGCGATCCCTGCAGCATTATCGAAAACGAATTTGTTAAACCCGGAAAAGGGCAAGCTTTTAATCGGGTAAAGTATCGCAATTTGAAAACTGGTCGAGTCAACGAACGGACTTTTAAGTCAAATGACTCGGTTGAGAGTGCTGACGTAATTGAGATGGATTTGGAATACTCCTACACCGACGGTGAGTTTTGGCACTTCATGGACCCAACCACCTTTGAACAGTATGCAGCTGATGCCAATGCTATCACTGACAGCAAGGATTGGCTCAAAGAGCAATACACTTACACGGTCACGTTGTGGAATGGCTCACCGTTATTGGTGACGCCGCCTAATTTTGTGAACTTGGCTGTTGTTGAGACTGATCCTGGTGTTCGTGGTGATACCTCCGGTGGGGGTGGTAAGCCGGCAACTCTAGAAACAGGTGCTGTCGTGCGTGTGCCGCTGTTTATTGAAATTGGTGAAGTCTTGCGGGTTGATACACGCTCTGCGTCTTACGTCGAGCGCGCGAAGGATTAA
- the epmB gene encoding EF-P beta-lysylation protein EpmB, with protein sequence MIPQTKAVDITPNWQQELANAIHDPAELLNRLGLNHHTEVLTAAQTRSFPLRVTQSYLSKMRFADITDPLLRQVLPLTDETLPAEGFLTDPVGDNAAIKSAGILQKYHGRALLLMTGACAIHCRYCFRRHFPYSESNPLASQWSQTCAAIAEDDTLTEIIMSGGDPLVINDRKLIQIVSDLEQIPHLKRLRIHTRLPLVLPKRITPGLLDLLRTTRLKVVMVIHANHGNEIDLQTATALGQLREAGCELLNQAVLLRGVNDNAKSLVELSERLSDAQVMPYYLHLLDKVAGAQHFDVTEQEGIAFIQQMRTKLPGYLVPRLVREIAGEPNKTIIA encoded by the coding sequence ATGATACCGCAAACCAAAGCTGTCGACATCACTCCTAACTGGCAACAGGAATTAGCAAATGCCATTCATGATCCTGCCGAGTTGCTCAACCGGCTTGGACTGAACCATCACACAGAAGTCTTGACCGCAGCACAGACTCGCTCGTTTCCTTTGCGCGTCACCCAAAGCTACTTAAGTAAAATGCGCTTTGCTGATATCACGGATCCATTATTACGCCAGGTGCTGCCACTCACTGACGAGACATTACCAGCTGAGGGCTTTTTAACTGATCCGGTAGGCGATAACGCGGCCATTAAGTCGGCCGGCATACTGCAAAAATACCACGGTCGGGCACTATTATTGATGACCGGTGCTTGCGCTATCCATTGCCGCTATTGTTTCCGGCGCCACTTTCCGTATAGCGAGAGTAATCCGCTGGCAAGTCAATGGTCGCAAACCTGTGCCGCCATTGCTGAAGACGACACATTGACAGAAATCATCATGAGTGGCGGCGATCCACTGGTCATAAATGACCGAAAATTAATCCAGATTGTGTCAGACCTAGAACAGATTCCGCATTTGAAGCGTCTGCGCATTCATACGCGTTTACCGCTGGTTTTGCCGAAACGCATTACACCCGGTTTATTGGACCTTCTTCGCACCACCAGACTTAAGGTTGTCATGGTTATCCATGCTAATCATGGTAATGAAATTGACCTGCAAACCGCTACCGCTTTGGGTCAGCTGAGAGAGGCTGGCTGCGAACTATTAAATCAGGCGGTACTGCTTCGTGGGGTTAATGATAATGCTAAAAGCCTGGTTGAACTGAGCGAGCGACTCAGTGATGCTCAGGTCATGCCCTATTATCTTCACCTGCTCGACAAAGTAGCCGGCGCCCAACATTTTGATGTGACAGAACAAGAAGGCATCGCCTTTATCCAGCAAATGCGAACAAAGCTACCCGGCTATTTGGTGCCAAGACTGGTTCGCGAAATAGCCGGTGAGCCCAATAAGACCATTATTGCCTGA
- a CDS encoding citrate synthase: MSDFLPGLEGVPATKSAISYIDGEKGILSYRGYSLETLATYSTFEETTLLLLDGELPTKANLNRFLMQLRSNYRIKYHIREMMRHFPHTGHPMDMLQTAVSSLGMFYPGTECLTDADSCEDIDYVRNMTVNIIAQMAPLVAMWQHMRHGYDPINPRDDLSVAENLLYMFTGKEPDPLMARIMDVCLILHAEHTLNASTFAALVAGSTLASPYSVISAAIGTLSGPLHGGANQRVVGMLQDIGSPDNVEAWVDHKLANKEVIWGMGHREYKVKDPRATILHKLVTQLVEERGGHLDQMFATAMKLEEICADRLGHKGVYPNVDFYSGILYSEMGIPEDQFTALFAVARSAGWLAHWREQIANNRIYRPTQIYTGHGPRDYIPMSKRGK, translated from the coding sequence ATGAGCGACTTTTTACCGGGTCTGGAAGGGGTTCCAGCCACTAAATCTGCTATTTCCTATATTGATGGTGAAAAGGGCATTCTCAGTTATCGTGGGTATTCGCTTGAAACGCTGGCGACCTACAGTACCTTTGAAGAAACAACCTTGTTATTGCTTGATGGGGAGTTGCCTACTAAGGCCAATTTAAACCGGTTTTTGATGCAGCTGCGCTCAAACTATCGCATCAAATATCATATTCGGGAAATGATGCGTCATTTTCCGCATACCGGTCATCCAATGGATATGTTGCAAACCGCAGTATCCAGTCTTGGCATGTTTTACCCCGGAACGGAATGTTTAACCGATGCGGACTCCTGCGAGGATATTGATTACGTTCGCAATATGACGGTCAACATTATTGCGCAGATGGCACCGCTGGTGGCGATGTGGCAACACATGCGTCATGGCTACGATCCGATTAATCCGAGAGATGATCTATCGGTTGCCGAAAATCTGCTGTACATGTTTACCGGTAAAGAGCCAGATCCGTTGATGGCGCGAATTATGGATGTCTGCCTAATTTTACATGCAGAACATACTCTGAATGCGTCGACCTTTGCGGCATTGGTTGCCGGTTCAACATTAGCTTCGCCATACAGCGTTATCTCTGCGGCGATAGGCACCCTTTCAGGCCCGCTACATGGTGGCGCGAATCAACGTGTTGTTGGTATGTTGCAAGACATTGGATCACCTGACAATGTTGAAGCCTGGGTCGATCACAAACTGGCCAATAAAGAAGTGATTTGGGGGATGGGCCATCGGGAATACAAGGTCAAAGATCCACGTGCCACCATCTTGCACAAACTGGTCACACAATTAGTTGAGGAACGTGGCGGGCACTTGGATCAGATGTTTGCCACGGCTATGAAACTCGAAGAAATTTGCGCAGATAGATTGGGCCATAAAGGGGTCTATCCGAATGTGGATTTCTACTCCGGTATTTTGTACTCAGAAATGGGTATTCCAGAAGATCAATTTACGGCATTGTTTGCAGTGGCTCGGAGCGCTGGCTGGTTGGCGCATTGGCGAGAGCAAATTGCCAATAACCGTATTTACCGACCAACCCAGATTTATACCGGCCACGGTCCGCGTGATTACATTCCGATGTCCAAGCGCGGCAAGTAA